CACCAGCTCCATGTTTATGAATATTCCTCCGTTTGTCGCCATCATCGTTGCTTATTTTGTTTTGGGCGACTCCATTAGTGCGGCACAGATTGGCGGCGGCGTGCTGATCCTGCTGGGTGTTACGATATCCAATTACCGCAAGAGTGCGCCAGCAGCGGTCAATCCTTCTGTCTAGATAATAGGTGGTAACAAATAGCGGCAGATCAGGGCTGATAGGCTCATCCTTAGTTAGACAGGTGAAAACCTGCTAGCCGAGAGGAGCATGTCGAACAGTCCTGACTGCCGCTTTATTTTGTAACCTTCAATGTCTCAATTCCGCTTTGCAGAGAACCATTAAGCCTGATTGGCTCTCGGAGCGCTTTCGAAGCCGACCGACTTGTGTGTTCCGTCGCAGAAGGGCTTATTTCCCGATGCGCCGCACCGGCATAAGGAAAAGGAATCTTTATGCTCAAACAGGTTCCCTTCCGCGTCTACTAAATCTACTTGTCCCGTCACTCTAAGCGATCCGTTGTCGTTAACTTTAATCGTCACTTTGTTTTCATCTGGCATAGGCACCCTCCTATGAAACTCTTTTACAATAAGTATATCCAATAATTACAGGAAAAAGTCCGGCTGCCTATCCATAGCACTGCCACAAGCCAAGCCCTGCACCTTCACCAGCTCTTACATACAATGAAGCGAGGTGATTTGCATATGCCAAAGTATCGCATCATTGTGGACTTATCCGACTTTCAACTGTATCTGCTCGATGGAAATATCGTGGTAAGAGGCTTTCCGGTGGGAATCGGCAAAATGCTTACCCAAACCCCAACGGGCGAGTACACCATTGTGAACAAAGAGCCCAACCCCGGAGGTCCTTATGGCGCTTTCTGGATGGGTTTAAGTAAGCCGCATTACGGCATTCACGGGACCAACGATCCCTCCTCTGTCGGAAGGCGCACATCCCACGGCTGCATTCGCATGTACAATGAGGACGTTGTAGAATTGTCCAACCTGGTTCCCATTCATACTCGAGTGACGATCAGACCTTGAGCTGAAAGTTGCTTGTGGACACAGATTTTTCAAAATCCTAACATTTCCTTAATACTCACCCCTCAAGTTTCTAAAAACTTTCTTTCCATAATAAGTAATAGAAGTGAATGGATCGGAGGTTATGTATTGGTTGTTTCACAAACGCTTTATCATTTAATCAGAAATTTGGGGGATGTTGTCTTACTGATCATGTTTATGAACCGACTTCTCCCAGTTTCCTGCCATTCTGAGAAGTGGTCCAAAGCGATCGCATGCGGGTTGACCTGCTCAATGGCAGGCATCCTGTCCATGCTAATGCCCATCCATCTGCCGGACGGCATTATTCTGGATATGCGGATTGTTCCCGTCGCCTTGGGCAGCTTCTACGGCGGCGGTCTCGCAGCAGCTATCTGTGTTACTGCGGTCAGTGCGTTTCGTCTATGCCTTAGCGGGACAGGTGTTACCCCAGGGGTAATCGTGATCGTGACTGCGGCAGCTGTAGGACTGCTGTTTCGAGCTATACCTTTTCCTCACTGTAGGGCTGGCCAGCTGTTATTTTCATCGGCACTTGGCCTTATCCTTACTGCCGGTCATTTCGGATGGAGCTTTCTGTTTCAAACACCTATGACCCAATTACTGCTTAGCAAATATGTGTTCATGTATCTCTTCTTGTATCCACTTGCAGCTTGCACCATTGTGTACATCTTTCAAGCGGAGAGAACACGTAAAACGGCCGATTTGTTTGACCCGAGCTCCGGAATCCCCAACAAAAACTGGCTGCTGCGCAGGCTCAGAAAGCTTATTGAAAAGCAGGTGCCGTTTCATCTCATCGCTTTTCGAATCGAAAATCTGAGGGCGATCCATGCTGTACACGGTCCAGAGTATCGTCAGCTGATTCTGCAAGAAATGAGCGCCAGATTCTCTAATGAACAGCTCATTCACGCAGGGAATCAGGAGTTTATGCTATGCTGCTATGATAGCGAGCGTATTTTAGGGATGGACGCTTTTATGGACGGAATAAGGCAGCGTTTAACCAAACCATTCTTGATCAACAACAAGCTGGTTTATTTATTTTCGAACACCTCCTTCCTGCCGTATCAAGGGGAGGCTGCCGAGCATTTTATCCAAAAAGCGCTTAGCACTCTGCAGGAAACCGCCGGGGAGTGTCTCGGAGAAAGCTACTCAGAAGAGGCTTTGCTTCGGCGATACCAACTGCAAGACGCACTGTACCAGGCGCTATCCAAAGAGCAATTGTTGCTGCATTATCAACCGCAATTTGATTTGCAAAACGGCCGATTACGGGGATTTGAAGCCCTGCTGCGATGGAATCACCCCGAACTTGGCCCTGTTTCTCCTGCCGAGTTTATTCCCATTGCCGAGGAGACCGGCCTCATTCGGCAAATCGGTTTGTGGGTGCTTGAACAGGCATGTCTGGTACATCTACAGATTCTTCCAGTTATTGGTGATATTACCATGTCCGTGAATATATCTGCTGTGCAGCTGTCAGACCCGTTCTTCCCGGATGAAGTAAACCGGGTGCTTGAGCGGTCCGGACTGCCGCCTTCGAGTATTGAGCTCGAAATTACGGAAACGACGCTGATCAGCTCTTTTGCACGGGCCGAACGGCAGCTCCAGCGTCTCGAATCGTTTGGCGTTATGCTCGCATTGGATGACTTCGGTACAGGATACTCTTCGCTGAACTATTTAAAGAGTCTGCCGCTTCATACTTTGAAAATCGATCGTTCCTTCACGCAGGGAGTTCTTAATAACCGGGAGAGTACCATCATGCAGTCCATCGTTCAGCTCGCTAAACAACTAGAGTACATCGTTATAGCCGAAGGAGTGGAAAATGAAGAGCAGCTATCCGAGCTTAAGAAGCTAAAATGTGATGTTGCTCAGGGCTATTTGTTGAGCCAGCCGCTCCCAAGTGATTGCCTTGCCGGATTCTTAGCTCGGCTGCAAACCAACTCGGGTGAGAAGCCTCAAACCCGTGTATCTTAATGATATATTTTTTTGTACAAGCTCGTTCCACCGTTTACGCAAGGAGAATGGACATGCGTGGCGAAGTTCAAGGCAGAGAAGCCCCAAGCCATTGAATCTCCAAGCAATTCATTCTTCTAAAGGCGGTGTCATATGACAAAACCAATCACATTCGGAATCATAGGCGGAGCTGGATTTCGAGCTCAATATTTTTATCGTATCGCGCAGGCTCTTCCCCACTTGTTCCGGATAAGCGGCAGTGTGGTAAGAGATGAAGCGAAGAGAACGCAAATGGAGCAAGAGTGGCGCGTGCCCGCATATCCGACCCTGCAGGATATGCTGCGCGCGGAGCGGCCTGACTATGTAGTCGTATCCGTAAGCTGGACTGCTTGCTACGAATACTTGTTTCAGTTAGCCGAGCTAGGCATCCCCGCCTTGGCGGAAACGCCACCGGCTCCGGATCTCGAAGGGCTCAAGAAGCTGCATACGAATTTAACAAGTCAGGGAGCCCGCATTCAAGTAGCGGAGCAGTATCAGTTTCACCCTCTGCAAATGGCCCGCTTGGCGCTCATTCAATCGGGACAGCTCGGTGAAGTATCTGAAACGACCGTGTCGATCTCTCACTTGTATCATGCGGTCAGTCTGATTCGAACGATGCTGGGAATCGGCTTCGAAGATGTGAGCATCAAAGCGATGCGTTTCACCTCCAAGTGGGTGGCCGGGCCTACCCGCAGCGGTCCTCCGCAAGAGGAACGCATCATCCCTTCCAAACGGGATTTGGCTTGGCTGAACTTTGGCGATAAGCTGGGCATCTATGATTTCACTCAAGACCAACATCGCTCCTGGACTCGCTCGAATCATTTGTCTGTTCGAGGCGAGCGCGGAGAAATCTTCGATACCTCCGTTCGAAGTCTAGCCGATCATGCGACGCCGATCTACATGGATTTGAAAAGAATCAATCGGGGCGAGGCCGAGAATGCAGAGGGTTACTTTCTTAAGGGGATCCTGGCGGGTGAGCGTTGGGTATATGAGAATCCATTTGCTCCGGCCAGATTGTATGACGATGAAATCGCGATCGCAACTTGTCTGCTTAAGATGGGGGAATATGCGGCAGGAGGCTCCAGCTTCTACGGCCTTCCGGAAGCGTCGCAGGATCACTATCTGGGTATGCTCATGGAAGAAGCCATCGAAACAGGCCGGGAAGTGTCATCCACTCCCCAGCCTTGGGCCGAATCGTTATAGGGTTTGACCGCAATCAATGGTGAGGATTTGTCCGGTCATCGCTTCCTGTTCGAGCGTATGACAAATGAGCTTCGCGATGTCCTCCGGTGTGGAAATCCGCTGCAGGGGCAGATGTCCGCTCAAGCGGTTCATCTGCTCTTCCCGGCCTTCCCACCACCTTGTCGCAACTGCTCCGGGCGCTACGCTGTTGACTCTGATCTTTGGTGCAAGCGCACGAGCCAGCGACTTAGTCAAGCCGTGTACCGCCGCTTTAGACACTGCATAAGGCATCGAGGAGCCTAGTCCTGTTGTCCCGGCTACACTGCCGACATTGACGATGGCTCCTTGGGTGCCTTTCTTCATATGCTCCGCTGCGGCGCGGGCACAGAAGAACATACCTTTAACATTGACCGCATACAGCTCGTCCCATACCTCCTCGTCAGCTGCTTCCAAATCCTCCAGAGGAATATGCCGGGTGATGCTGGCATTATTGACGAGCAAATCCAGTCCGCCAAACGACTCCACGATGCAACGGACCATCTCGCACACTTCCTTATCACGGGACACATCCGCTTGATAAGCCTGGGCAGTACCCCCGAGTTCTTGAATCTTTTGCACCGTTTCGTCAGCCTCTGATTTCGAACGCGAATAGTTCACAGCAACGACCGCACCTCTTTCCGCCAGCTCAAGGCAAACAGCCCTGCCGATCCCTGTCCCTCCGCCTGTAACCAACGCCACTTTGTTCTTCAAATCCATATGCGCTACCACTCCTCCGTGTTTTACTTAGTAACAGTGTATAGCGCTAGCTTGATTTTGTATAATTGAATTATTTAAATTCTGAATTCATTTTTTTTGAATCAAATAAACCGATAACGGCAAGTATCTATCGAAATAGGGAGAACGTTTGCACTAGAGAAATGTCAAGTTAAGCCTAAATTCAATTGCCTGCTCATCTTTGCACACAGCATAAATACAATAACATGTATTAGGATGTAGTAGGGGTAATCCCACCAAACATAGCTATGCAGAATTCCTACGTTCGCCAGAAAGGACTTTATGATATAGATCGTGCCCACCACTAACAGCATTTTGAGCCATGTCTGTTTCCATGGCAGCATGATCAGCACGACCATAAACAAGCTGATGCATAAATAATAAAAGCCTCCGAACGCATTCGTATCTCGGGAAGGGTCACTGAACCAGCCGATATGATATGACCTGCTGTTAAAGATCATGACAGGCATAAATTGAAGCGTCCCCAGCATCGCACCGCAAATAAAAAACAAAATGACTCCTTGTAGAACCCCCTTGCCGACTTCTCGATCTTGTTCATGAGAAAAACAGCAAACCTGAAATAAAACGGCAAGCTGATCCCTGTATACATCAGCCGCCACCAATGATGCTCATAGATGCCTAGTCGTAGAAAGCCCCACTCAATTCCAACAAATACAATAGCGCTGACGATTGCCGGTATCCAGCCCATGTGGAACGAGGCGATCATAGTCGCAACGGAAGGCAGCGACAGCATGTTGGAAGCGATGGCTCCCATACTGCTGTCGTAGTAGCTATTATGTGAAAGAAGCTTCGGATAGTAACGATAGCTGTCCAAGAGTACATAGATCACATACTCTACAATGTATCCAAAACCGATCATGGCTAAGAACAAAAGAAGACTAGCATAATTTCGTTTACGGATGAAGACATACACTAGCAACATAACACTTAGCGATGCCAGCCCAACGTAGCAAATAGCATTAATACTCATAACTCCAACACTCCTTGTAAAGGGGAATTATGGATCACGAGTTAGTATTGCCCGCTGCCGAAAAAAATATAAGACACCCTGCCAGATACGGCCGGATGTCTTACGGTCAATTCATATACTTATTCTTTTACACTACCCACATTCAAGCCAACAACGAAATACTTCTGAAGGAACGGATAGACTAGCAGGATCGGCACGGAAGCTACAATCGTAATCGCTGCCCGAATCGACAGAGGTGTTACTACCGCTGACGCCATGTCCTTGTTCATTCCGGCTCCGTTGGCCAAGCTGGCATTGCCGCTGCCGCCTGTGTTGAGCGTCGAGGCAAGCAGCTTGGTCAGCTCATACTGCAG
This genomic window from Paenibacillus hexagrammi contains:
- a CDS encoding L,D-transpeptidase — protein: MPKYRIIVDLSDFQLYLLDGNIVVRGFPVGIGKMLTQTPTGEYTIVNKEPNPGGPYGAFWMGLSKPHYGIHGTNDPSSVGRRTSHGCIRMYNEDVVELSNLVPIHTRVTIRP
- a CDS encoding CDGSH iron-sulfur domain-containing protein → MPDENKVTIKVNDNGSLRVTGQVDLVDAEGNLFEHKDSFSLCRCGASGNKPFCDGTHKSVGFESAPRANQA
- a CDS encoding Gfo/Idh/MocA family protein, with the protein product MTKPITFGIIGGAGFRAQYFYRIAQALPHLFRISGSVVRDEAKRTQMEQEWRVPAYPTLQDMLRAERPDYVVVSVSWTACYEYLFQLAELGIPALAETPPAPDLEGLKKLHTNLTSQGARIQVAEQYQFHPLQMARLALIQSGQLGEVSETTVSISHLYHAVSLIRTMLGIGFEDVSIKAMRFTSKWVAGPTRSGPPQEERIIPSKRDLAWLNFGDKLGIYDFTQDQHRSWTRSNHLSVRGERGEIFDTSVRSLADHATPIYMDLKRINRGEAENAEGYFLKGILAGERWVYENPFAPARLYDDEIAIATCLLKMGEYAAGGSSFYGLPEASQDHYLGMLMEEAIETGREVSSTPQPWAESL
- a CDS encoding EAL domain-containing protein, with product MVVSQTLYHLIRNLGDVVLLIMFMNRLLPVSCHSEKWSKAIACGLTCSMAGILSMLMPIHLPDGIILDMRIVPVALGSFYGGGLAAAICVTAVSAFRLCLSGTGVTPGVIVIVTAAAVGLLFRAIPFPHCRAGQLLFSSALGLILTAGHFGWSFLFQTPMTQLLLSKYVFMYLFLYPLAACTIVYIFQAERTRKTADLFDPSSGIPNKNWLLRRLRKLIEKQVPFHLIAFRIENLRAIHAVHGPEYRQLILQEMSARFSNEQLIHAGNQEFMLCCYDSERILGMDAFMDGIRQRLTKPFLINNKLVYLFSNTSFLPYQGEAAEHFIQKALSTLQETAGECLGESYSEEALLRRYQLQDALYQALSKEQLLLHYQPQFDLQNGRLRGFEALLRWNHPELGPVSPAEFIPIAEETGLIRQIGLWVLEQACLVHLQILPVIGDITMSVNISAVQLSDPFFPDEVNRVLERSGLPPSSIELEITETTLISSFARAERQLQRLESFGVMLALDDFGTGYSSLNYLKSLPLHTLKIDRSFTQGVLNNRESTIMQSIVQLAKQLEYIVIAEGVENEEQLSELKKLKCDVAQGYLLSQPLPSDCLAGFLARLQTNSGEKPQTRVS
- a CDS encoding SDR family NAD(P)-dependent oxidoreductase; translated protein: MDLKNKVALVTGGGTGIGRAVCLELAERGAVVAVNYSRSKSEADETVQKIQELGGTAQAYQADVSRDKEVCEMVRCIVESFGGLDLLVNNASITRHIPLEDLEAADEEVWDELYAVNVKGMFFCARAAAEHMKKGTQGAIVNVGSVAGTTGLGSSMPYAVSKAAVHGLTKSLARALAPKIRVNSVAPGAVATRWWEGREEQMNRLSGHLPLQRISTPEDIAKLICHTLEQEAMTGQILTIDCGQTL